The Pagrus major chromosome 10, Pma_NU_1.0 genome contains a region encoding:
- the LOC141003509 gene encoding uncharacterized protein — MENQNHRRTEGACSDNSSCVQEQGGAKGLKQSDKTPASLRKSNVGLRGHTGEKPHGCDQCGKTFATSGSLKTHRSIHTGEKPHGCDECGKAFLSKSTLKIHQRIHTGEKPYRCEECGRHFRTTGDLRVHGRSHTGERPYDCDRCSKAFLTSGDLNIHKRVHTGERPYSCDQCGKAFTTRGYLQIHRRLHTGEKPYRCEYCEKTFVTQGSWAIHLKMHRGERPHQCDQCGKSFLLSTSLKHHQYIHSGEKPYPCKRCDKAFAAPAGLSKHQRCHSGEKPYGCDQCGKSFARNGGLKAHKRICKRNQTSGTIVENLTSEQVTSSSTSTLA, encoded by the exons ATGGAGAACCAGAACCACAGAAGAACAGAAGGCGCGTGCTCTGACAACAGCAGCTGCGTTCAG GAACAGGGAGGAGCGAAGGGACTGAAGCAGTCGGACAAAACGCCGGCATCACTGAGAAAATCAAACGTCGGCCTGAGAGGTCACACCGGAGAGAAACCACACGGCTGTGATCAGTGTGGGAAAACTTTTGCTACGTCCGGTTCCCTAAAAACCCACCGAAGCattcacacaggagagaaaccgcACGGCTGTGACGAGTGCGGGAAAGCTTTCCTGTCCAAGAGTACGCTGAAAATCCATCAACGGATTCACACGGGAGAGAAACCGTACCGCTGTGAAGAATGTGGCCGACACTTCAGAACAACGGGTGACCTCAGAGTTCATGGGCGCTCTCACACTGGAGAGAGACCGTACGACTGTGACCGGTGTAGCAAAGCCTTCTTAACATCAGGTGACCTGAACATCCACAAACGTGTTCACACTGGAGAGAGGCCTTACAGCTGTGACCagtgtgggaaagctttcacaACTCGAGGTTACCTTCAGATCCATCGACGGCTTCATACAGGAGAGAAACCATACCGCTGTGAATACTGTGAGAAAACCTTCGTCACTCAAGGCAGCTGGGCGATCCACCTTAAAATGCACCGCGGAGAGAGACCGCATCAGTGTGACCAGTGTGGGAAGAGTTTCCTTCTATCAACTTCGCTAAAGCATCATCAGTACATTCACAGTGGAGAGAAACCCTACCCCTGTAAGCGGTGTGACAAAGCGTTTGCAGCTCCGGCTGGTTTAAGTAAACACCAAAGGTGTCACTCTGGGGAGAAACCATACGGGTGTGACCAGTGTGGGAAAAGCTTTGCTAGGAATGGTGGCCTTAAAGCTCACAAGAGAATCTGCAAGAGAAACCAGACGTCTGGGACCATCGTGGAGAATCTGACGTCCGAGCAGGTgacctccagctccacctccacactCGCATGA